The following proteins are encoded in a genomic region of Thermococcus pacificus:
- a CDS encoding DmpA family aminopeptidase: MKAPELGIKIGIHEHGKRNSIADLGVRVGHKTLIEGENIRTGVTVLLPPVKNPYRERLFASTFVMNGFSKPIGFVQVNELGYIETPIALTNTLSVYTVASAMVRHMIELNPDLKSVSPVVMECNDSYLNDIRRMAVREEHYFEAVKRAKLDFEEGSVGAGTGMSAFEFKGGVGSSSRVVEIGGEEYTVASLVLANFGRREDLTIAGVPVGLCLKDYPGRGTSGKGSISMVVATDAPLTARQLKRLAKRAVVGLARTGGYAYHGSGDVVLAFSTAQTVPMGKEPELVSFLPDNSLSRLFRATAEATEEAIINALLQAKTVEGNGHVRYALPVEKVLEILERHGMIERP, translated from the coding sequence ATGAAGGCCCCCGAACTTGGGATAAAAATTGGGATTCATGAGCACGGAAAGAGGAACTCCATAGCGGACCTGGGCGTCAGAGTTGGGCACAAGACGCTCATCGAGGGTGAAAACATCAGGACTGGCGTCACAGTCCTTTTACCGCCCGTGAAAAACCCCTACCGGGAGAGACTTTTTGCCTCAACCTTCGTCATGAACGGCTTTTCCAAGCCGATAGGCTTCGTCCAGGTAAATGAGCTCGGCTACATTGAGACGCCCATCGCTTTAACAAACACGCTGAGCGTCTACACCGTTGCGAGCGCAATGGTCAGGCACATGATCGAGCTGAACCCGGATTTGAAGAGCGTCTCGCCGGTAGTTATGGAGTGCAACGACTCCTACCTGAACGACATTCGGAGGATGGCCGTCCGTGAGGAGCACTACTTCGAGGCCGTTAAGAGAGCCAAACTCGACTTCGAGGAGGGTTCAGTTGGAGCGGGAACCGGAATGAGCGCCTTCGAGTTCAAGGGAGGTGTAGGCTCATCGTCAAGGGTCGTTGAGATTGGCGGGGAAGAATACACGGTAGCTTCCCTCGTCCTGGCGAACTTTGGCAGAAGGGAGGACTTGACCATCGCCGGCGTTCCGGTTGGACTCTGCCTGAAGGACTACCCCGGCAGGGGCACCTCCGGAAAGGGAAGCATCTCCATGGTAGTTGCTACGGATGCGCCCCTTACAGCGAGGCAGTTGAAGAGGCTCGCAAAGAGGGCCGTTGTAGGATTGGCGAGAACCGGCGGCTACGCCTACCACGGGAGCGGCGACGTTGTTTTAGCATTCTCTACCGCCCAGACGGTTCCAATGGGGAAGGAACCCGAACTCGTGAGCTTCCTACCCGACAACTCCCTCAGCAGGCTCTTCAGAGCTACCGCCGAGGCGACGGAAGAGGCGATAATCAACGCTCTCCTGCAGGCGAAAACAGTTGAAGGCAACGGGCACGTGAGGTATGCACTGCCCGTGGAAAAAGTGCTAGAAATTCTGGAAAGGCACGGGATGATTGAGCGTCCGTAG
- a CDS encoding ABC transporter permease — protein MRIRPTQLVLLIPLAFLMVFFYIPLVSIIYMGLWDNGPTLRYISSVLANDYHRRVILFTVGQAIASTLLTLAFGLPGAYIFAKYDFPGKRAVKAVLTVPFVMPSVMVALGYILLFGKNGFVTGLIGRDLGILYSWKGILLAHAFYNFPIVIRMVSSLWQRINPHYEEAAMALGARGWKLFWRVTLPMLSPAIFASAMLTFVFCFLSFSIPLIIGGYQYATIEVDIFTSIMTLLDFKTGSALAIIQITLSVVFMYIYLRSLDAYAKREEQRVFRKPVPFTKRDWLSLRGLAIAVYSFIVFIFIVSPLLAVIYDSLHFNGQWSLEWYRRVFSAEYNPMFGATTLGAVRNSLTFGLATVFLSVLVALPIAYALHRWNFRGKRLFDVLAMLPLASSAITLGLGYIRVFHATPLYYTMWIVIAAHTVIAYPFVLRAVSTSLKKIRPNLFEAALSLGAREWKAFLKVELPLAIGGVIVGAIFAFAMSIAELGATYMLAKPEYTTMAVAIYKFLGARQFGSASALSVLLMAISTLSFLVIERIGEEVW, from the coding sequence ATGAGGATAAGGCCCACCCAGCTTGTGCTCCTCATTCCGCTGGCTTTCCTGATGGTCTTTTTCTACATCCCCCTAGTCAGCATTATCTACATGGGGCTGTGGGACAACGGCCCCACGCTCAGGTACATCAGCTCTGTTCTCGCGAACGACTATCACAGGCGCGTCATCCTATTCACGGTCGGGCAGGCGATAGCCTCGACGCTCCTGACCCTAGCTTTCGGGCTCCCCGGGGCGTACATCTTCGCCAAGTACGATTTTCCCGGGAAGAGGGCGGTAAAGGCCGTTCTGACGGTTCCCTTCGTGATGCCGAGCGTTATGGTTGCCCTCGGATACATCCTGCTCTTCGGGAAGAACGGGTTTGTGACTGGGCTAATCGGGCGTGATCTCGGAATACTCTACTCCTGGAAGGGCATACTCCTAGCCCACGCGTTCTACAACTTTCCCATCGTCATCAGGATGGTCTCGTCGCTCTGGCAGCGCATCAACCCACACTACGAAGAGGCCGCGATGGCCCTTGGAGCGAGGGGCTGGAAGCTCTTCTGGCGCGTAACGCTGCCCATGCTCTCCCCGGCGATATTTGCCTCCGCGATGCTCACCTTCGTCTTCTGCTTCCTGAGCTTCTCCATACCCCTCATCATCGGCGGTTACCAGTACGCCACCATCGAAGTCGACATCTTCACCTCTATAATGACGCTCCTCGACTTCAAGACCGGCTCTGCCCTGGCGATAATCCAGATAACCCTGAGCGTGGTCTTCATGTATATTTATCTCCGCTCCCTCGACGCCTACGCCAAGAGGGAGGAGCAGAGGGTCTTCAGGAAGCCGGTTCCCTTCACAAAAAGGGACTGGCTGAGCCTCAGGGGGCTTGCAATAGCGGTTTACTCTTTCATAGTCTTCATCTTCATCGTTTCTCCGCTTCTGGCGGTTATCTACGACTCGCTCCACTTCAACGGCCAGTGGAGCCTCGAATGGTACAGGAGGGTATTCTCTGCCGAGTACAATCCGATGTTCGGGGCGACGACGCTGGGGGCGGTGAGGAACTCCCTGACCTTCGGCCTCGCCACGGTGTTTCTCTCGGTCCTCGTGGCCCTGCCCATAGCCTACGCCCTCCACCGCTGGAACTTCAGGGGAAAGAGGCTCTTCGACGTCTTAGCGATGCTCCCGCTCGCGAGTTCGGCGATAACGCTGGGCCTCGGTTACATCAGGGTATTCCACGCCACACCGCTCTACTACACTATGTGGATCGTAATAGCGGCGCACACCGTCATAGCCTACCCCTTCGTCCTGAGGGCCGTTTCTACGAGCCTCAAGAAGATAAGGCCGAACCTCTTCGAGGCGGCGCTCAGTCTGGGGGCGAGGGAGTGGAAGGCTTTCCTGAAAGTGGAGCTGCCACTGGCCATCGGCGGCGTGATAGTGGGGGCGATCTTCGCCTTCGCCATGAGTATAGCGGAGCTGGGAGCGACCTACATGCTGGCGAAGCCGGAGTACACGACTATGGCTGTGGCAATATACAAGTTCCTCGGGGCAAGGCAGTTCGGGAGCGCCTCTGCACTCTCGGTTCTCCTGATGGCGATTTCAACGCTGAGCTTCCTGGTGATAGAGAGGATAGGTGAGGAGGTATGGTGA